A genome region from Thermodesulfobacteriota bacterium includes the following:
- a CDS encoding Jag N-terminal domain-containing protein, giving the protein MAIAIEKQGKTVSDATISACEELGVSRSEVDVEVIQESSKGVLGIGGRDAKVRVTVKNEKLSEKGLRSKKALESILEHLVPTYSVGIRETNDRIRLDIKDTNDKGLLIGKRGEMIKSLEYIVGKISSRASEDGREKRINIDIDGYKGRREDKISRLIRDTAKKVRKIKKPISLDPMSAAERRMAYIALKREGGVGYETKEDKNQKRIIITPQHSKG; this is encoded by the coding sequence GCGATAGAAAAACAAGGTAAAACAGTATCAGATGCTACTATAAGCGCTTGTGAGGAACTCGGAGTTTCCCGCAGCGAAGTTGATGTTGAGGTAATTCAGGAAAGCTCCAAAGGAGTTTTAGGCATTGGAGGCAGAGATGCCAAAGTAAGGGTTACCGTTAAGAATGAAAAATTAAGTGAAAAAGGGCTTAGATCTAAAAAAGCGCTTGAATCTATTTTAGAACATTTGGTCCCTACTTACTCCGTTGGTATTAGAGAGACTAACGACCGTATAAGGCTCGATATTAAAGATACCAATGATAAAGGGCTTCTTATAGGAAAACGTGGGGAGATGATTAAATCCCTTGAGTACATAGTTGGTAAGATTTCGTCACGCGCAAGTGAAGACGGCAGGGAAAAAAGAATTAACATTGATATTGACGGTTATAAAGGACGCCGAGAGGACAAGATATCTAGGCTGATACGTGATACAGCTAAGAAAGTAAGAAAGATTAAAAAGCCAATATCACTTGATCCAATGTCGGCTGCAGAAAGAAGAATGGCTTACATAGCTCTTAAAAGGGAAGGCGGCGTGGGTTATGAAACTAAAGAAGATAAAAATCAAAAAAGAATTATTATTACGCCCCAACACTCTAAAGGTTAA
- the tadA gene encoding tRNA adenosine(34) deaminase TadA: MTDNDKKFMLLAIEQAQLAGSSGEVPVGALVVGTDNIPLSSAHNLRETKQDPTAHAEVVALREASKKHGNWRLDGMTMYVTLEPCAMCIGAIVLSRISRLVFGTRDPKAGAVFSVYNIGVDNKLNHRIEVVEGVLEQECSNLLKDFFKSKRKSI; encoded by the coding sequence ATGACAGATAATGACAAAAAATTTATGCTCCTGGCTATTGAACAAGCTCAATTAGCCGGGAGCAGTGGTGAAGTTCCTGTTGGAGCATTAGTTGTCGGAACTGACAATATCCCACTTTCATCAGCCCACAACCTTAGAGAAACCAAACAAGACCCCACAGCTCATGCAGAGGTAGTCGCGCTTAGAGAAGCCTCAAAAAAACACGGAAACTGGAGATTAGACGGCATGACGATGTATGTAACACTAGAGCCATGTGCTATGTGCATCGGAGCGATAGTGCTGTCCAGAATATCTCGTTTGGTCTTCGGTACGCGGGATCCAAAGGCCGGCGCTGTTTTTTCAGTCTACAATATAGGTGTAGATAACAAATTAAATCACAGGATTGAAGTGGTAGAGGGTGTTTTAGAGCAAGAATGCTCAAATCTTCTTAAAGATTTTTTTAAATCGAAACGGAAATCAATCTAA
- a CDS encoding AMP-binding protein has product MRLLFKPRDAQYLGEGTLPFGNFEDSNEWQPITKCLEMGAEQFPDKAMFKIANNDGVVSESYTYKETNEWANRVANGLKDEFGVNKGDKIGMYMLNCSEYVASIIAIHKLGGVQVPINKDEKGERLAYVINYSEMGTLVVDPGSLPLLQEIAGDLENLKVIFMTGNPGDVPSDIGGIKTLPFATAFDNASTENTGVEVTTHDMERCMFTSGTTGMPKGVARDHGGVIMTVRSYLQQQGVRSEDTLMSILSLGHANAQVMALFSAMGSGSTAVFFTRFSASSFWKWATECGATCVNMLGAVAEYLWAADPSEWDKKHNIRIMLGSPAPRNLQEFQERFGVRVIDGYGSTEMGMVLWKDPEDHRPGSSGFPMDGYYTELRNPEDITEVMRPFWDPYEDPTPPDEAKGLLYIKPLVPHTTLNEYFKDERRTNEAFDDDGFFNSDDLFARGIDGRYYFAGRFSRIRVSGENVDPIAVQDVANQHDAIQEAIAVGIRLPNVSDDEIKLNITVKSGSEFDPVEFSHWMAEKVMVAMVPRFIEVYEDGFPVTATQKIKVAEIKEITDKTWDRNEAGIKFSARK; this is encoded by the coding sequence ATGCGGTTATTATTCAAACCCAGAGACGCTCAGTACCTGGGAGAAGGAACGCTTCCGTTTGGTAATTTTGAAGACTCAAACGAGTGGCAACCAATTACAAAATGTCTGGAGATGGGGGCAGAACAATTCCCAGATAAAGCAATGTTTAAAATTGCAAACAATGACGGCGTAGTATCTGAAAGCTACACATACAAAGAAACAAACGAGTGGGCTAACAGAGTTGCTAACGGTCTTAAAGACGAGTTTGGAGTTAATAAAGGCGACAAGATTGGCATGTACATGCTCAACTGCTCTGAGTATGTTGCTAGTATCATAGCGATTCATAAATTAGGTGGAGTTCAAGTACCTATAAATAAAGATGAAAAAGGCGAAAGGCTAGCTTATGTAATTAATTATTCTGAAATGGGAACACTCGTAGTTGATCCAGGCAGTTTACCTCTATTACAAGAGATTGCAGGTGATCTAGAAAACTTGAAAGTCATATTTATGACAGGTAATCCAGGTGATGTACCATCAGATATTGGAGGCATCAAAACACTTCCATTTGCTACAGCTTTTGATAATGCTTCAACTGAGAACACCGGTGTTGAAGTAACAACACACGATATGGAAAGATGTATGTTCACCTCAGGTACAACAGGAATGCCAAAAGGTGTTGCTAGAGACCACGGCGGCGTTATTATGACAGTCAGGTCATACTTACAACAGCAGGGCGTAAGAAGTGAAGACACTTTAATGAGTATTCTTTCACTAGGACACGCTAACGCTCAGGTTATGGCACTATTCAGCGCCATGGGATCAGGATCAACAGCAGTATTCTTTACAAGATTCTCAGCTTCAAGCTTTTGGAAATGGGCAACAGAGTGCGGCGCTACATGTGTAAACATGCTTGGTGCTGTAGCCGAATACCTATGGGCGGCAGATCCATCAGAATGGGATAAGAAACACAACATCAGAATTATGTTAGGATCACCAGCGCCAAGAAACTTACAAGAGTTTCAGGAAAGATTCGGCGTAAGGGTTATTGACGGATACGGTTCCACAGAAATGGGTATGGTTCTATGGAAAGACCCTGAAGACCATCGTCCTGGTTCATCAGGTTTCCCAATGGACGGATATTACACAGAACTTAGAAACCCTGAGGATATAACAGAAGTAATGAGACCTTTCTGGGATCCTTATGAAGACCCAACCCCTCCAGATGAGGCAAAAGGTCTGCTTTATATTAAACCCCTCGTACCACACACAACACTAAACGAGTACTTTAAAGACGAAAGAAGAACTAATGAAGCATTTGATGATGACGGGTTCTTTAACTCAGATGACCTATTCGCAAGAGGAATCGACGGAAGATACTATTTCGCAGGAAGATTCAGCAGAATAAGGGTGTCTGGTGAGAACGTTGACCCAATTGCGGTTCAAGACGTTGCTAATCAGCACGATGCAATTCAGGAAGCTATAGCTGTAGGAATCAGGCTTCCGAATGTTTCAGATGATGAGATAAAGCTGAACATAACAGTAAAATCAGGCTCAGAGTTTGACCCTGTAGAATTTAGCCACTGGATGGCTGAGAAAGTTATGGTAGCAATGGTTCCAAGGTTTATTGAAGTATACGAAGATGGTTTCCCTGTTACAGCAACTCAGAAAATTAAGGTTGCTGAAATTAAAGAAATCACAGACAAAACCTGGGACAGAAACGAAGCTGGAATTAAATTCAGCGCAAGAAAGTAA
- a CDS encoding calcium/sodium antiporter, with translation MSVALSIVLFVLGILMLFLGGEGLVRGSSRLARILGITPLVIGLTVVAFGTSAPEFVVGLIAALQDQSDIVLGNIIGSNISNIGLILGIGAIISPLMIQMRLIKVEVPIMLALSFVLYGIAWWSLEIGLVQGIFLFGALIAFTIFSYFSSRKEHDHVKEEYKESVESDGPIWKQIIFIVLGLAGLIIGARLVVDSAIFIARVAGVSELVIGITAVAIGTSLPELAATIIAAIRREHDIIVGNIIGSNIFNIGILGLVSVIQPIAVDRELLRFEFPIMIFFSVLLLPLMYTGKRLSRIEGIILLILYAAFIYLIFR, from the coding sequence ATGAGTGTTGCTCTATCTATTGTTCTATTTGTATTGGGTATATTGATGCTCTTTTTGGGAGGAGAGGGGCTTGTAAGAGGCTCATCTCGTTTGGCCCGCATCCTAGGTATTACTCCACTTGTAATTGGATTGACCGTCGTAGCTTTTGGTACTTCAGCACCAGAGTTTGTGGTTGGACTAATCGCCGCCCTGCAAGATCAAAGCGATATAGTTCTTGGCAATATTATTGGGAGCAACATTTCAAACATAGGATTAATATTAGGCATTGGTGCAATAATCAGCCCCCTTATGATTCAGATGAGGCTGATAAAAGTAGAAGTTCCGATCATGCTCGCTTTATCCTTTGTGCTCTACGGTATTGCATGGTGGAGCTTAGAGATCGGCTTAGTGCAGGGGATATTTCTTTTTGGTGCTTTAATAGCATTTACAATCTTTAGTTATTTTAGCTCGAGGAAAGAACATGATCATGTAAAAGAAGAGTACAAAGAGTCTGTAGAGTCTGATGGTCCGATTTGGAAGCAAATAATATTTATAGTGCTAGGGCTTGCCGGACTAATTATCGGAGCAAGATTAGTTGTTGACTCTGCAATATTCATAGCCCGGGTGGCTGGAGTTAGCGAGCTCGTAATAGGAATTACAGCAGTAGCAATCGGGACATCACTCCCAGAGTTGGCTGCAACAATTATCGCAGCAATAAGACGAGAACACGACATTATAGTCGGAAATATTATTGGCAGTAATATTTTTAATATTGGTATTCTGGGGCTTGTTTCAGTTATTCAGCCGATTGCTGTAGATAGAGAACTTCTTAGGTTTGAATTTCCGATAATGATATTCTTTTCAGTTCTACTACTGCCTTTAATGTATACAGGGAAAAGGCTAAGCAGAATAGAGGGAATTATACTGCTTATACTATATGCTGCATTTATATATTTGATCTTCAGATAG